One stretch of Amycolatopsis sp. NBC_00345 DNA includes these proteins:
- a CDS encoding chitinase has product MRRSRLSVFLAALAVALAGVVAAPGAAGAAALPKHSLIGYLHASFANGSGYVKLADVPAAWDIIDLAFGEPTSPTSGDIRFNRCPASECAGVESDADFIAAIRAKQAQGKKVLISIGGANGQVQLTTTAARDAFVSSVSAIIDKYGLDGLDVDFEGHSLTLDAGDTDFQNPTTPVVVNLISALKTLKSRYGSEFVLTMAPETFLVQTGYQFYGGGSNGGDTRRGAFLPVIDALRDSLTVLHVQDYNSGPIMGLDNQYHTMGGADFPIAMGDMLKAGFPVGDTGKTFAGLRDDQLAVGLPAAVSAGNGFIAPADVQAAVTCLVKNTGCGGYTLRGGAQPALRGLMTWSINWDHYYGWAFQDAHRPFLDALP; this is encoded by the coding sequence ATGAGGCGTTCCCGACTGTCCGTCTTCCTCGCCGCCCTCGCCGTGGCACTGGCCGGGGTGGTGGCCGCGCCCGGTGCCGCCGGGGCGGCGGCCCTGCCCAAGCACTCGCTGATCGGCTACCTGCACGCGAGCTTCGCGAACGGCTCGGGTTACGTGAAGCTCGCCGACGTGCCCGCGGCGTGGGACATCATCGACCTCGCGTTCGGCGAGCCGACCTCGCCGACGTCCGGCGACATCCGCTTCAACCGTTGTCCCGCCTCGGAATGCGCGGGCGTGGAGAGCGACGCCGACTTCATCGCGGCGATCCGCGCGAAGCAGGCGCAGGGCAAGAAGGTGCTGATCTCCATCGGCGGTGCGAACGGCCAGGTGCAGCTCACCACGACGGCCGCGCGCGACGCGTTCGTCAGCTCCGTCTCGGCGATCATCGACAAGTACGGCCTCGACGGCCTGGACGTCGACTTCGAGGGCCACTCCCTCACCCTCGACGCCGGCGACACCGACTTCCAGAACCCGACCACCCCGGTGGTGGTCAACCTGATCTCCGCGCTGAAGACGCTGAAGTCCCGCTACGGCAGCGAGTTCGTGCTCACCATGGCGCCCGAGACGTTCCTCGTCCAGACGGGTTACCAGTTCTACGGCGGCGGCAGCAACGGCGGTGACACCCGGCGGGGCGCGTTCCTGCCCGTGATCGACGCGCTGCGCGACTCGCTGACCGTGCTGCACGTCCAGGACTACAACTCCGGCCCGATCATGGGACTCGACAACCAGTACCACACCATGGGCGGCGCGGACTTCCCGATCGCCATGGGCGACATGCTCAAGGCGGGCTTCCCGGTCGGGGACACCGGGAAGACCTTCGCCGGCCTGCGGGACGACCAGCTCGCGGTCGGCCTCCCGGCCGCGGTCAGCGCGGGCAACGGCTTCATCGCCCCGGCCGACGTCCAGGCCGCGGTGACCTGCCTGGTGAAGAACACCGGCTGCGGCGGCTACACCCTGCGCGGCGGCGCGCAGCCGGCCCTGCGCGGGCTGATGACGTGGTCGATCAACTGGGACCACTACTACGGCTGGGCGTTCCAGGACGCGCACCGGCCGTTCCTCGACGCTCTGCCCTGA
- a CDS encoding carboxymuconolactone decarboxylase family protein — protein sequence MDARLNLFGNPATAKFLKQLISASKVIVDSLPAETQALVEIRASQINGCGFCLDMHTKEAAHAGETSTRLNLVAAWREATVFTEAERAALELTEEGTRLADSGGVSDEVWANAAKHYDEEQLGALVSTIALINTFNRLNVIVRQPAGEYQVGQFG from the coding sequence ATGGATGCTCGTCTGAACCTCTTCGGCAACCCGGCCACGGCCAAGTTCCTGAAGCAGCTGATCTCCGCGTCGAAGGTGATCGTGGACTCTCTGCCCGCCGAAACGCAGGCGCTGGTGGAGATCCGCGCCAGCCAGATCAACGGCTGCGGATTCTGCCTCGACATGCACACGAAGGAAGCGGCCCACGCCGGTGAGACCTCGACGCGCCTCAACCTCGTCGCTGCCTGGCGCGAGGCCACGGTGTTCACCGAGGCCGAGCGCGCCGCGCTGGAGCTGACCGAGGAGGGCACCCGGCTCGCCGACTCGGGCGGCGTCTCGGACGAGGTGTGGGCGAACGCCGCCAAGCACTACGACGAGGAGCAGCTCGGCGCGCTGGTGTCGACCATCGCCCTGATCAACACCTTCAACCGGCTCAACGTCATCGTGCGCCAGCCCGCGGGGGAGTACCAGGTCGGCCAGTTCGGCTGA
- a CDS encoding transcriptional regulator, translating into MAGHSAVPPGRSLPAHARDLVRMHEAVIGGGRPPVPPRPLVSRSWSRALSLGLTADSMNARDSVSEAEVARRRHTSPLRHVIGDLRQVIGALSDAGHMLLVVTDADSVILWREGSSAVRRRADTLGFAEGADWTEARVGTNAIGTALAEAAPVELLAGEHFEQNQHPWYCTASPIHDPRTGELLGVIDVSGPALTLHPAVGALVETGRRLAESQLWHSHRQRLERLRRTGEPVLAAGPALLVDADGWVAHSAGVAVGERIAAPRPGQVLAVPGLGACLPEPLGDGWLVRPAERGRQVVLDLDLGRTPLLSLRTGETGWRQPVTRRHAEILVLLGKAGHDGLSAEALSRALHGDAEHLVTVRAEVSRLRRLLGAIVDNRPYRLAEGVRLTVHPGQ; encoded by the coding sequence GTGGCCGGGCACAGCGCGGTTCCCCCGGGACGCAGCCTGCCCGCCCACGCCCGCGATCTGGTGCGGATGCACGAGGCCGTGATCGGCGGTGGCCGGCCGCCGGTGCCGCCGCGCCCGCTCGTCTCCCGGTCGTGGTCCCGGGCACTGAGCCTCGGCCTGACCGCCGACAGCATGAACGCGCGGGACTCCGTGTCCGAGGCGGAGGTCGCGCGCCGCCGGCACACCTCGCCGCTGCGGCACGTGATCGGCGATCTCCGGCAGGTGATCGGCGCGCTGTCCGATGCCGGCCACATGCTGCTGGTCGTCACGGACGCGGACAGCGTCATCCTGTGGCGGGAAGGATCTTCGGCCGTCCGGCGGCGCGCGGACACCCTGGGGTTCGCCGAGGGCGCCGACTGGACCGAGGCCAGGGTGGGCACCAACGCGATCGGCACGGCGCTCGCCGAGGCCGCCCCGGTCGAACTGCTCGCGGGTGAGCACTTCGAGCAGAACCAGCACCCCTGGTACTGCACGGCGTCGCCGATCCACGACCCGCGCACCGGCGAACTGCTCGGCGTGATCGACGTCAGCGGCCCGGCCCTGACCCTGCACCCGGCGGTCGGCGCGCTGGTGGAGACGGGCCGCAGGCTGGCGGAGTCGCAGCTGTGGCATTCGCATCGGCAGCGCCTGGAACGGCTGCGGCGGACGGGAGAACCGGTGCTGGCCGCCGGCCCGGCCCTGCTGGTGGACGCCGACGGCTGGGTGGCGCACAGCGCGGGGGTCGCGGTGGGCGAGCGGATCGCCGCGCCGCGCCCCGGTCAGGTCCTCGCGGTGCCCGGCCTCGGCGCGTGCCTGCCCGAGCCGCTCGGCGACGGCTGGCTGGTCCGCCCGGCCGAGCGCGGCCGCCAGGTGGTGCTGGACCTCGACCTCGGCCGCACGCCGTTGCTGAGCCTGCGGACCGGGGAGACCGGCTGGCGGCAGCCGGTCACCCGGCGCCACGCGGAAATCCTGGTGCTGCTGGGGAAAGCGGGTCACGACGGGCTGTCCGCCGAGGCGCTGAGCCGCGCGTTGCACGGCGATGCGGAGCACCTCGTCACAGTCCGGGCGGAGGTCTCCCGCCTGCGCCGGCTGCTGGGCGCGATCGTCGACAACCGGCCGTACCGCCTGGCCGAGGGCGTGCGGCTGACCGTCCATCCAGGACAGTGA
- a CDS encoding NAD(P)/FAD-dependent oxidoreductase yields MTQTADRIAPAESPQARVEDWLARFEAALTARDIEAAAALFAVDSYWRDLVSFTWTLKTVEGREGVAGLLGGCLDSTDPRGFRTTEPATEAGGVTEAWIEFETAAGRAKGYLRLKDEGAWTLLTTLRELKGFEEPERDRRPRGVDHGVVRGRRSWAEKRADERERLGAEQQPYVVVIGGGQGGIALGARLRQLGVPALVVERNDRPGDSWRNRYKNLCLHDPVWYDHLPYLPFPENWPVFAPKDKIGDWLEMYTRLMEVPYWTRSTVTSASFDEQAQQWRVVVDRDGAEVVLTPRHLVFATGVSGKPNVPSLPGMDVFEGDQHHSSAHPGPDAYAGKKAVVIGSNNSAHDICAALWEHGADVTMVQRSSTHIVKSDSLMELGLGDLYSERAVRSGVTTEKADMIFASIPYRIMPAFQTPVYDRIRERDADFYARLEAAGFEHDWGDDGSGLFLKYLRRGSGYYIDVGAAELVADGSIKLAHGQVDHLTRDAVVLADGTELEADLVVYATGYGSMNGWVADLVGQETADKVGKCWGLGSATTKDPGPWEGEQRNMWKPTQQDGLWFHGGNLHQSRHYSLYLALQLKARYEGIPTPVYGLQEVHHRS; encoded by the coding sequence ATGACGCAGACGGCCGACCGGATCGCGCCGGCGGAATCGCCACAGGCCCGGGTGGAGGACTGGCTGGCCCGGTTCGAAGCGGCGCTGACCGCCCGTGACATCGAGGCCGCGGCCGCGCTGTTCGCGGTCGATTCCTATTGGCGCGACCTGGTTTCCTTCACCTGGACCCTCAAAACCGTGGAGGGCCGCGAAGGCGTGGCCGGCCTGCTCGGCGGATGCCTGGACAGCACCGATCCCCGCGGGTTCCGCACGACCGAACCGGCCACCGAGGCCGGCGGCGTGACGGAGGCCTGGATCGAGTTCGAAACCGCCGCCGGCCGGGCGAAGGGCTACCTGCGGCTGAAGGACGAGGGCGCGTGGACGTTGCTCACGACCCTGCGCGAGCTCAAGGGGTTCGAGGAGCCGGAGCGCGACCGCCGGCCCCGGGGCGTCGACCACGGGGTGGTCCGGGGCCGCCGCTCCTGGGCCGAGAAGCGGGCCGACGAACGGGAGCGGCTGGGCGCCGAACAGCAGCCGTACGTGGTCGTCATCGGCGGCGGGCAGGGCGGCATCGCCCTCGGCGCGCGGCTGCGGCAGCTCGGGGTGCCCGCGCTGGTCGTCGAGCGCAACGACCGGCCCGGCGACTCCTGGCGCAACCGGTACAAGAACCTCTGCCTGCACGACCCGGTCTGGTACGACCACCTGCCCTACCTGCCGTTCCCGGAGAACTGGCCGGTGTTCGCGCCCAAGGACAAGATCGGCGACTGGCTCGAGATGTACACCCGCCTGATGGAGGTGCCGTACTGGACGAGGTCCACGGTCACGTCCGCCTCGTTCGACGAGCAGGCGCAGCAGTGGCGGGTCGTCGTCGACCGCGACGGCGCGGAGGTGGTCCTCACGCCGCGCCACCTGGTGTTCGCGACCGGCGTGTCCGGGAAGCCGAACGTCCCGTCGCTGCCCGGCATGGACGTCTTCGAAGGCGACCAGCACCACTCCTCGGCGCACCCGGGCCCGGACGCCTACGCCGGGAAGAAGGCCGTGGTGATCGGCTCGAACAACTCCGCCCACGACATCTGCGCCGCCCTGTGGGAGCACGGCGCCGACGTCACCATGGTGCAGCGGTCCTCCACGCACATCGTGAAGTCGGATTCGCTGATGGAACTGGGCCTCGGCGACCTGTACTCCGAGCGCGCGGTGCGGTCCGGCGTCACGACCGAGAAGGCCGACATGATCTTCGCGTCGATCCCGTACCGGATCATGCCCGCGTTCCAGACCCCGGTGTACGACCGGATCCGCGAGCGGGACGCGGACTTCTACGCGCGGCTCGAAGCGGCCGGCTTCGAGCACGACTGGGGCGACGACGGGTCCGGGCTGTTCCTGAAGTACCTGCGCCGCGGCTCCGGCTACTACATCGACGTCGGCGCGGCGGAACTCGTGGCCGACGGCAGCATCAAGCTCGCCCACGGCCAGGTCGACCACCTCACCCGCGACGCCGTGGTCCTGGCGGACGGCACCGAACTGGAGGCCGATCTCGTCGTCTACGCCACCGGCTACGGCTCGATGAACGGCTGGGTGGCCGACCTCGTCGGCCAGGAGACGGCGGACAAGGTCGGCAAGTGCTGGGGCCTCGGCTCCGCCACGACGAAGGACCCCGGCCCATGGGAGGGCGAGCAGCGCAACATGTGGAAGCCCACGCAGCAGGACGGATTGTGGTTCCACGGCGGGAATCTGCACCAGTCCCGGCACTACTCGCTGTACCTGGCCCTGCAGCTGAAAGCGCGCTACGAAGGGATCCCGACGCCGGTGTACGGGCTGCAGGAGGTGCACCACCGGTCCTGA
- a CDS encoding TetR family transcriptional regulator — MPIDVAATVDAAWDLVAAEGLDKLTVRRLAAGLGVQAPALYWHFSGKRALLDHMTDALVRPVVEGLPPVEDGRWQDWLADAGLALHTALVTRRDAALVALGADLMAARALGDFAERTVAVLLDAGFPAADATRASGVLIQLVLGRAAEDQARPAVADEEALISAETFPFPLMARGLRERRASGATVEDDCRYALGLLIAGLGTGR; from the coding sequence ATGCCGATCGACGTGGCCGCGACCGTGGACGCCGCCTGGGACCTGGTGGCCGCCGAAGGCCTCGACAAGCTGACCGTCCGCCGGCTCGCGGCCGGGCTCGGGGTGCAGGCCCCCGCGCTGTACTGGCATTTCAGCGGGAAGCGCGCACTGCTCGACCACATGACCGACGCGCTGGTCCGCCCGGTCGTCGAAGGCCTGCCGCCGGTCGAGGACGGCCGGTGGCAGGACTGGCTGGCGGACGCGGGCCTCGCGTTGCACACCGCGCTCGTCACCCGCCGGGACGCGGCGCTGGTCGCGCTCGGCGCGGACCTGATGGCCGCCCGCGCCCTCGGGGACTTCGCGGAACGGACGGTGGCGGTCCTGCTCGACGCCGGCTTCCCGGCCGCCGACGCGACGCGCGCGTCCGGGGTGCTGATCCAGCTCGTGCTCGGCCGGGCCGCCGAGGACCAGGCCCGCCCGGCCGTCGCGGACGAGGAGGCGCTGATCTCCGCCGAGACGTTCCCGTTCCCGCTGATGGCCCGCGGGCTGCGCGAACGCCGGGCGTCGGGCGCCACCGTCGAGGACGACTGCCGGTACGCGCTCGGCCTCCTGATCGCGGGCCTGGGGACTGGCCGTTAA
- a CDS encoding FAD-dependent monooxygenase, with protein sequence MDIDVLVAGAGPVGLFLAAELRLAGARVTVLEQLATPSTARKARGIGVLATEALARRGLGARLAEADVEGTRDLEREHGSVLGHFAGIHKLDPALADPGRHATRIWQPELERLLSGHAESLGVRVERGHEVTGFVSDVDGVTVTARAEAGERRLRAAFLVGCDGGRSTVRKLGGFAFPGTPPLLRTVAGRVRFAEPAGVPAAGRYPTGDFLRGGDLAGVTEPATASPEAKGPVSPAELATAIERVTGVPVPVETVDDGRRFGDQARQVTEYRRGRVLLAGDAAHVHSPSGGQGLNLGLLDAANLGWKLAAVAAGTLPDAVLDTYGAERHPAGAAVLRNTRAQSALLAPGAHVDALREILAEVLDRPGANRYFSELLSGTGLRHDFPYAAGLPSYVGQHSPDLEPVNDDGRRSRLSEHTRTGRGLLLLGPGDRGLAAAADGRVDVLAVRDPPSQLIRPDGVVAWAGDPAVLPIALDTWFGRSR encoded by the coding sequence ATGGACATCGACGTACTGGTGGCGGGAGCCGGGCCGGTCGGCTTGTTCCTCGCCGCGGAGCTGCGGCTGGCCGGCGCCCGGGTGACGGTCCTGGAACAGCTCGCGACGCCGTCGACGGCGCGGAAGGCGCGCGGGATCGGGGTTCTGGCCACGGAAGCGCTGGCCCGGCGTGGCCTCGGCGCGCGGCTGGCCGAGGCCGACGTCGAGGGAACCCGCGACCTCGAACGCGAGCACGGCAGCGTCCTCGGCCACTTCGCGGGCATCCACAAACTCGACCCGGCGCTGGCCGACCCCGGCCGCCACGCGACGCGCATCTGGCAACCGGAGCTGGAGCGGCTGCTGTCCGGGCACGCCGAATCCCTCGGCGTCCGGGTGGAGCGCGGCCACGAGGTCACCGGGTTCGTGTCCGATGTGGACGGTGTCACGGTCACCGCCCGCGCCGAGGCCGGGGAACGCCGGTTGCGCGCCGCCTTCCTCGTCGGCTGCGACGGCGGGCGCAGCACGGTCCGCAAGCTCGGCGGCTTCGCTTTCCCCGGCACACCACCGCTGCTGCGGACCGTTGCCGGACGCGTGCGGTTCGCCGAACCGGCCGGCGTCCCGGCAGCGGGCCGCTATCCGACGGGCGACTTCCTCCGGGGCGGGGACCTCGCGGGGGTGACCGAGCCCGCCACGGCCTCGCCCGAGGCCAAGGGACCGGTGTCCCCGGCCGAGCTGGCAACGGCCATCGAGCGGGTCACCGGCGTCCCGGTGCCCGTCGAAACGGTGGACGACGGGCGCCGGTTCGGCGACCAGGCCCGGCAGGTCACGGAGTACCGGCGGGGCCGCGTGCTGCTCGCCGGCGACGCGGCGCACGTGCACTCGCCCAGCGGCGGCCAGGGCCTCAACCTCGGCCTGCTCGACGCGGCGAACCTCGGCTGGAAGCTGGCCGCCGTGGCCGCGGGGACGCTGCCGGACGCCGTGCTCGACACCTACGGCGCCGAACGGCACCCCGCCGGGGCGGCGGTGCTGCGCAACACGCGGGCCCAGTCGGCGTTGCTCGCGCCCGGCGCCCACGTCGACGCGCTACGCGAGATCCTCGCCGAGGTCCTCGACCGGCCCGGCGCGAACCGGTACTTCTCCGAGCTGCTCTCCGGCACCGGGCTGCGGCACGATTTCCCTTACGCCGCCGGGCTTCCCTCGTACGTCGGGCAGCACTCCCCCGACCTGGAACCGGTAAACGACGATGGCCGCCGGTCGCGGCTGTCCGAGCACACCCGGACTGGGCGCGGGCTGCTCCTGCTGGGCCCCGGGGATCGCGGTCTGGCCGCGGCTGCCGACGGCCGCGTGGACGTGCTGGCCGTGCGGGACCCGCCTTCCCAGCTGATCCGGCCCGACGGCGTGGTCGCCTGGGCCGGGGATCCGGCGGTTCTGCCGATCGCGCTGGACACCTGGTTCGGCCGATCCCGGTAA
- a CDS encoding S1C family serine protease, with protein sequence MNEQEPGATGGQWGPQDHRNQAGQPGQEWSAQGAGEAPGGQAPGLGGQGLGGQGLGSQATGGQAVGGSPQGYEGYPGSAQQAGYPYQAGAEYAAGQQGGADYPGGQPGGAGYAAGPAGYPGGPQAGAHYQYPGAQYPAYGAYPGTQQFPQTPYHRPQQAKRPLRSAAIAVGAIGLAVVLGLGVGHFVWTPGGSSASGNQNFGSQSAPGGTSSTSINPSAIAGKVNPGLVDINTELGYQGAAAAGTGIVLTADGEILTNNHVVEGATSIKVTDIGNGKTYTASVLGYDRSHDIAVIKLANASGLATESLGDSSSVQVGDAVVGIGNAGGTGGTPSAAAGKVTALNQSITASDESSSSSEQLTGLIQVDADIQSGDSGGALVNANGQVIGVDTAASAGYQFNGGQGRGGLGQGQGGLGQGQGGLGQGGLGQGEGGLGQGDGQQGSGQQGDGQQGSGQQSTGHQGFAIPIAQALTLAHQIVGGTASDTVHIGQSAFLGVSVSDAGAQSGTGQGGLGQGQGQSGTGQSTGSQGAQVQDVVAGGPAATAGLTGGDVITALDGKAVNSATALTNLMDTHHPGDKLTVTVIGQTGQQHDVTVVPASGPVG encoded by the coding sequence ATGAACGAGCAGGAGCCGGGAGCGACCGGCGGGCAGTGGGGACCGCAGGACCACCGGAACCAGGCCGGGCAGCCCGGTCAGGAGTGGTCGGCCCAGGGCGCGGGGGAAGCGCCGGGCGGACAGGCGCCGGGACTGGGCGGGCAAGGACTCGGCGGGCAAGGGCTGGGCAGTCAGGCCACGGGCGGTCAGGCCGTGGGCGGCTCGCCGCAGGGTTACGAGGGATACCCGGGCTCCGCGCAGCAGGCCGGATACCCGTACCAGGCCGGGGCCGAGTACGCCGCCGGGCAACAGGGCGGCGCTGACTACCCCGGCGGCCAGCCCGGCGGTGCCGGGTATGCGGCCGGGCCGGCGGGGTACCCGGGCGGCCCACAGGCCGGCGCCCACTACCAGTACCCGGGCGCCCAATACCCGGCGTACGGCGCGTACCCGGGCACGCAGCAGTTCCCGCAGACGCCGTACCACCGGCCGCAGCAGGCGAAGCGGCCGTTGCGGAGCGCGGCGATCGCCGTGGGGGCGATCGGGCTGGCCGTGGTGCTCGGGCTGGGCGTCGGGCACTTCGTCTGGACCCCGGGCGGGTCCTCGGCGAGCGGCAACCAGAACTTCGGCTCGCAGAGCGCGCCGGGCGGGACGTCGAGCACGTCGATCAACCCGTCCGCGATCGCGGGCAAGGTGAACCCGGGCCTGGTCGACATCAACACCGAGCTGGGCTACCAGGGCGCCGCCGCCGCGGGGACCGGCATCGTGCTGACCGCGGACGGCGAGATCCTCACCAACAACCACGTCGTCGAGGGCGCCACCAGCATCAAGGTGACCGACATCGGCAACGGCAAGACCTACACCGCCTCCGTGCTCGGCTACGACCGCAGCCACGACATCGCGGTGATCAAGCTCGCCAACGCGTCCGGCCTGGCCACGGAGTCACTCGGCGACTCGTCGTCGGTGCAGGTCGGCGACGCGGTGGTCGGCATCGGCAACGCCGGCGGCACCGGCGGCACCCCGAGCGCCGCCGCGGGCAAGGTGACGGCGCTGAACCAGTCCATCACCGCCTCCGACGAGTCCAGCAGTTCCTCCGAGCAGCTCACCGGCCTGATCCAGGTGGACGCCGACATCCAGTCCGGCGACTCCGGCGGCGCGCTGGTGAACGCCAACGGCCAGGTGATCGGCGTCGACACCGCCGCGTCGGCCGGCTACCAGTTCAACGGCGGCCAGGGCCGCGGCGGGCTCGGCCAGGGTCAAGGCGGGCTGGGTCAAGGACAGGGCGGCCTGGGCCAGGGCGGTTTGGGGCAGGGCGAGGGCGGCCTCGGCCAGGGCGACGGCCAGCAGGGTTCGGGACAGCAGGGTGACGGCCAGCAAGGCTCCGGCCAGCAGAGCACCGGTCACCAGGGCTTCGCGATCCCGATCGCCCAGGCGCTCACGCTCGCGCACCAGATCGTCGGGGGCACCGCGTCCGACACCGTCCACATCGGACAGAGCGCGTTCCTCGGCGTCTCGGTCAGCGACGCCGGCGCCCAGAGCGGCACCGGTCAGGGCGGCCTCGGCCAGGGACAGGGCCAGAGCGGCACCGGCCAGAGCACCGGCAGCCAGGGCGCGCAGGTCCAGGACGTGGTGGCGGGCGGCCCCGCGGCCACGGCCGGCCTCACCGGCGGCGACGTGATCACGGCACTGGACGGCAAGGCCGTGAACTCCGCGACCGCGCTCACCAACCTGATGGACACCCACCACCCGGGCGACAAGCTCACGGTCACCGTCATCGGCCAGACCGGCCAGCAGCACGACGTGACGGTGGTCCCGGCCAGCGGTCCCGTCGGCTGA